A section of the Phycisphaeraceae bacterium genome encodes:
- the ilvN gene encoding acetolactate synthase small subunit has translation MSESSSPVMRHVIAALVTNEPGVLAQVADMFAARGFNIDSLVVGRTENPELSRMTIVVGGDDAVLEQVRKQLQKLVPVVKVVDYHDAAYVERDLMLVQVLTAGTGESGRSRRSEIIELANLFRAKVVDVGVDRVMIELSGTEEKVEAFIELIQPYGIAELARTGVIAMPRGAGTSGAKPARAQRSIKTKGKGSKDSGVDPRHLPPG, from the coding sequence ATGAGTGAATCGTCCTCCCCAGTGATGCGCCACGTCATTGCCGCCCTGGTCACTAACGAGCCCGGCGTGCTCGCACAGGTGGCCGATATGTTCGCCGCGCGAGGCTTCAACATCGACAGCCTCGTGGTCGGACGGACGGAAAATCCGGAGTTATCACGGATGACGATTGTCGTCGGCGGTGATGACGCGGTACTCGAACAGGTCCGTAAGCAGCTCCAGAAACTCGTACCCGTGGTCAAGGTCGTGGATTATCACGACGCTGCGTATGTCGAGCGCGATCTGATGCTCGTGCAGGTGCTCACCGCGGGCACGGGTGAATCCGGGCGCTCGCGGCGCAGTGAAATTATTGAATTAGCAAACCTGTTCCGAGCCAAAGTCGTGGACGTAGGCGTGGATCGGGTGATGATCGAGCTTTCGGGTACGGAAGAAAAAGTCGAAGCCTTCATCGAGTTGATCCAGCCGTACGGCATTGCGGAGCTGGCGCGGACGGGTGTGATCGCCATGCCTCGCGGCGCGGGAACCAGCGGCGCCAAGCCGGCGCGGGCGCAGCGATCGATTAAGACCAAAGGCAAGGGGTCGAAGGACTCCGGCGTCGATCCGCGGCATCTGCCGCCGGGATAA
- a CDS encoding phytanoyl-CoA dioxygenase family protein: MTFSFRDEWINQYLREGYLIFRQILPVTLLRDLRRECDKARALAHEVSGPQAQRIQPVDRYADKLDLKPFKEYCELPVLRDAVTRLLGPTSHGQTHIMGILVEPKDRPWSIGWHRDGLVEVPLEAQDDLLRAKLWEIWYDLTRFNQVNCAIYADSCTWFVPGSHLRQYDLPGEVASTGAGTLEALTNNLSNVEAERINFEHCESFPGAVQIRLQPGDFMVYRNLAWHTGNYVPSQPRATLHDLVISLQPSNWSGWNEAKLAAIERMGKRKAEAASRSGTRSPQSVS, from the coding sequence ATGACATTTTCATTCCGTGACGAATGGATCAACCAGTACCTCCGCGAGGGCTACTTGATTTTCCGACAGATTCTTCCCGTTACGCTCCTGCGCGATCTGCGACGTGAATGCGACAAGGCCCGCGCACTGGCGCATGAAGTCTCCGGCCCGCAAGCTCAGCGGATTCAACCCGTGGATCGCTATGCCGACAAACTCGACCTCAAGCCGTTCAAGGAATACTGCGAGCTGCCTGTGCTGCGGGATGCCGTAACGAGGCTGCTTGGACCGACCAGCCACGGCCAGACGCACATCATGGGAATCCTTGTGGAACCCAAGGATCGGCCGTGGTCCATCGGATGGCACCGCGACGGTCTGGTGGAAGTGCCGCTTGAAGCCCAGGATGATCTGCTGCGCGCCAAGCTGTGGGAGATATGGTATGACCTGACGCGCTTCAACCAGGTCAATTGTGCGATCTATGCCGACTCCTGCACTTGGTTTGTCCCCGGCAGCCACCTTCGTCAATACGACCTGCCCGGCGAGGTGGCATCAACCGGGGCCGGAACGCTCGAAGCCCTGACCAATAATCTTTCCAACGTCGAAGCTGAACGGATCAATTTCGAGCATTGTGAGTCGTTCCCCGGAGCGGTGCAGATCCGTCTGCAACCGGGTGATTTCATGGTGTATCGCAATCTGGCCTGGCATACCGGCAACTATGTGCCGTCGCAGCCGCGCGCTACGCTGCACGACCTGGTGATCTCACTTCAACCGTCAAACTGGAGCGGCTGGAACGAAGCCAAGCTCGCAGCCATCGAGCGGATGGGAAAGCGAAAGGCGGAAGCCGCGTCGCGCAGCGGCACGAGGAGTCCGCAGTCGGTGAGCTGA
- a CDS encoding exo-alpha-sialidase: protein MKLIPSQPVTILAERADRRYIPHVAVLPGGTLRMSIGIGPDNNFTPNTSYHSYDGGKTWHDAPNLCPRVEWSDSFSDGRYYEIDSYVWQDSNEPDWFVANVGTSEDGRNFRHQFVRIHAPGTDTMTLRAMRTFGQPQAPWYEIINHSNHNRDVSLDNVMIGRIHITSTVELDKPTHWMAVGYGQPANSKKSRVWLYETHDAGQTWYRKAEVLAADHTPEGGDEASITRLDSGELYVIARTGAAMLQTRSADMGKTWTAPEPIRLIDSGEYLTGVWPIIRKLRRGGLVCSFGRPKSTFTSLEQMAKVDYVAEHYGHCGKFVMCDPTGTGRQWQGRIDLHELETAYQTMMGVPPNQQLRVQEDTNVRDSNSWEYLSLNETEDDVLLVTYDVQQFRENWNSHPVQGARMVRIVVKRS from the coding sequence ATGAAACTCATCCCTTCACAACCCGTCACCATCCTTGCTGAGCGCGCGGATCGCCGCTACATCCCGCACGTGGCTGTGCTCCCCGGCGGCACGCTGCGCATGAGCATCGGAATCGGCCCGGACAATAACTTCACCCCGAACACGTCCTATCACTCCTACGACGGCGGCAAGACGTGGCATGATGCACCAAACCTCTGCCCCCGCGTCGAGTGGTCGGATTCCTTCTCCGACGGTCGCTACTACGAAATCGACAGCTACGTTTGGCAGGACTCCAATGAGCCGGACTGGTTCGTGGCGAATGTCGGCACCTCCGAGGATGGACGGAATTTCCGCCATCAATTCGTCCGCATCCACGCGCCCGGAACCGACACCATGACTCTCCGCGCCATGCGGACCTTCGGTCAACCGCAGGCCCCGTGGTACGAAATCATCAACCACAGCAACCACAACCGCGACGTATCGCTCGATAACGTCATGATCGGCCGCATCCACATAACCTCCACTGTCGAGTTGGATAAACCGACACATTGGATGGCTGTGGGGTATGGGCAGCCGGCCAACAGTAAAAAAAGCCGCGTTTGGCTGTACGAAACGCACGATGCGGGGCAGACCTGGTATCGCAAGGCAGAGGTACTCGCCGCCGACCACACCCCCGAAGGAGGCGATGAGGCGTCGATCACCCGGCTCGACAGCGGCGAGTTGTACGTCATCGCACGCACCGGCGCCGCCATGCTTCAGACTCGCTCGGCGGATATGGGCAAAACCTGGACAGCCCCCGAACCCATTCGGCTCATCGACAGCGGCGAATATCTCACCGGCGTCTGGCCGATCATCCGAAAGCTCCGGCGCGGCGGATTGGTCTGCTCTTTCGGCAGGCCCAAGAGCACGTTCACTTCCCTCGAGCAAATGGCGAAGGTGGACTACGTGGCTGAGCACTATGGACATTGCGGAAAGTTTGTGATGTGCGACCCCACCGGCACCGGCCGTCAATGGCAAGGCAGGATCGACCTGCATGAGCTGGAAACGGCCTATCAGACGATGATGGGTGTCCCGCCTAATCAACAACTGCGCGTGCAGGAGGACACCAACGTGCGTGACAGCAATTCGTGGGAGTATCTGTCGCTCAACGAGACGGAGGACGATGTGCTGCTGGTGACCTACGACGTGCAGCAATTCCGCGAAAACTGGAACAGCCACCCGGTACAGGGTGCGCGGATGGTTCGGATCGTCGTCAAGCGATCATAA